In the genome of Micrococcales bacterium, one region contains:
- a CDS encoding inositol monophosphatase: MSDDLLEIATRAAAASAQFLVDGWAQRTVVSTKSSQTDVVTQMDRGSEDLLVETILAARPDDAILGEEGGSREGTSGVRWVIDPLDGTVNYLYGFPVWAVSVAALVDEIPVVGVVHAPSLDSVWRGVAGEFAEINGRSIHASDCATTEQALVATGFGYEAQERARQGSIVADLLPRVRDIRRAGAAAVDMCFVAQGVFDAYFEGGTHLWDRAAATVICGEAGVRVGGPTGGPSRDSMTVAANAALYGPLCRLLEEVGVTP, encoded by the coding sequence ATGAGCGACGACCTGCTGGAGATCGCCACCCGCGCGGCCGCGGCGTCCGCGCAGTTCCTCGTCGACGGCTGGGCGCAGCGCACTGTGGTCTCGACGAAGAGCTCGCAGACCGATGTGGTGACGCAGATGGACCGGGGGTCGGAGGACCTGCTCGTCGAGACGATCCTGGCCGCACGGCCGGACGACGCGATCCTGGGCGAGGAGGGCGGCTCGCGGGAGGGGACCAGTGGGGTGCGCTGGGTCATCGACCCGCTCGACGGGACGGTGAACTACCTGTACGGCTTCCCGGTCTGGGCGGTGAGCGTCGCCGCGCTCGTGGACGAAATCCCGGTCGTGGGGGTGGTGCACGCCCCGAGCCTGGACAGCGTGTGGCGCGGGGTAGCCGGTGAGTTCGCCGAGATCAACGGCCGGAGTATCCACGCATCGGACTGCGCCACGACCGAACAGGCGCTGGTCGCGACCGGGTTCGGCTACGAGGCGCAGGAACGCGCCCGGCAGGGCAGCATCGTGGCCGACCTGCTGCCCAGGGTGCGCGACATCCGCAGAGCGGGCGCGGCCGCAGTGGACATGTGCTTCGTCGCGCAGGGTGTCTTCGACGCCTACTTCGAGGGCGGTACTCACCTGTGGGACCGGGCGGCGGCCACTGTGATCTGCGGGGAGGCGGGCGTGCGCGTCGGCGGTCCCACCGGCGGCCCGTCGCGGGACTCCATGACGGTGGCGGCCAACGCGGCGCTGTACGGACCGCTCTGCCGACTGCTCGAGGAGGTGGGGGTCACACCATGA
- a CDS encoding DUF3071 domain-containing protein: protein MRELQFEGLSDDGSHMVLVDSRGVQYCLPIDDGIASAARRGLQRNASRTAAPAITPRDIQALVRQGLGIEEVAARTGLAVDFVERFAEPVLAEMDFVIQRARRLSIHAAGQQVLVDDLVDRAARRADVPAEELQWSCRKIEDGTWRIDASTTDEEVLSLIFRTSEGTLAPADAATADLLKARRVVDVTDDGRPALPQHWDAQHPAAKAAVRSAQSAPVAVQSPLTDDPSRIF, encoded by the coding sequence ATGCGGGAATTGCAGTTCGAAGGACTGTCCGACGACGGCAGCCACATGGTGCTCGTCGACAGCCGCGGCGTGCAGTACTGCCTGCCCATCGACGACGGCATCGCGTCTGCGGCCCGCCGCGGCCTCCAGCGCAACGCTTCGCGCACCGCTGCCCCGGCCATCACCCCCCGTGACATCCAGGCCCTCGTGCGCCAAGGCCTCGGGATCGAGGAGGTCGCTGCGCGCACCGGTCTGGCCGTCGACTTCGTCGAGCGGTTCGCCGAGCCGGTGCTCGCAGAGATGGACTTCGTCATCCAGCGCGCCCGCCGGCTGTCGATCCACGCCGCTGGCCAGCAGGTCCTGGTGGACGATCTCGTCGACCGGGCCGCCCGCCGGGCGGATGTCCCCGCCGAGGAACTCCAGTGGTCCTGCCGCAAGATCGAGGACGGCACGTGGCGCATCGACGCCAGCACCACCGACGAGGAGGTGCTCAGCCTGATCTTCCGCACCAGCGAAGGGACGCTGGCTCCGGCCGATGCTGCCACGGCCGACCTGCTCAAGGCCCGCCGCGTGGTCGACGTGACCGACGACGGGCGACCGGCGCTGCCACAGCATTGGGACGCCCAACACCCGGCGGCGAAAGCGGCCGTCCGCAGCGCGCAGTCGGCACCGGTGGCAGTTCAATCGCCGCTCACCGACGACCCCAGCCGCATCTTCTGA
- the hemH gene encoding ferrochelatase, with translation MDAVLLVSFGGPESPDEVMPFLRRVTAGRNVPEERLLSVAEHYYARGGVSPINAQNRELQQALSEELAGDGLTVHWGNRNSAPWLGDAFAEMATAGVDRAIAVFTSAYSSYSGCRQYRENLADALGDTDIQVLKIPAYFNHPGFVRANRDHLEATLRGAGEGAHVLFATHSIPVGMAASAGPGGGQYTRQHLALAEFLMSQMTQRLGRGHPWELVFQSRSGPPQVPWLEPDVNDRIEQLADAGVREVVVAPIGFVSDHMEVVQDLDTEAARTAQDRGVGFHRVPTVGADEQFVRGLADAVRAVRAGRAPDTAFDEPLPTPCLAGCCPNPRDPRPALCERVS, from the coding sequence ATGGATGCAGTCTTGCTGGTGTCGTTCGGGGGGCCGGAATCGCCTGACGAGGTCATGCCGTTCTTGCGGCGGGTGACGGCCGGGCGCAATGTGCCCGAGGAGCGGCTGCTGTCGGTGGCCGAGCACTATTACGCCCGCGGTGGGGTATCGCCCATCAACGCCCAGAACCGGGAGTTGCAGCAGGCCCTTTCCGAGGAACTCGCCGGTGATGGACTGACTGTCCATTGGGGTAACCGGAACAGTGCCCCGTGGCTGGGCGACGCATTCGCCGAGATGGCCACGGCAGGCGTGGATCGCGCGATCGCGGTGTTCACCAGTGCCTACTCGTCGTACTCGGGCTGCCGGCAGTACCGGGAGAACCTGGCCGACGCACTCGGCGACACCGACATACAGGTGCTGAAGATCCCCGCGTACTTCAACCATCCCGGATTCGTGCGGGCGAACAGGGACCATCTGGAGGCCACGCTGCGCGGGGCGGGGGAGGGTGCCCATGTCTTGTTCGCCACGCATTCCATCCCGGTCGGCATGGCGGCGTCCGCGGGGCCCGGCGGCGGCCAGTACACGCGGCAGCACCTCGCGCTCGCCGAGTTCCTGATGTCACAGATGACGCAGCGTCTGGGCCGCGGCCATCCCTGGGAACTGGTCTTCCAGTCACGCAGCGGGCCGCCCCAGGTGCCCTGGCTCGAGCCGGACGTCAACGACCGCATCGAGCAGTTGGCCGACGCCGGGGTCCGCGAGGTGGTCGTGGCGCCGATCGGCTTCGTCAGCGACCACATGGAGGTGGTCCAGGACCTCGACACGGAGGCTGCCCGTACGGCGCAGGACCGCGGGGTCGGGTTCCACCGGGTGCCCACGGTGGGCGCCGACGAGCAGTTCGTCCGGGGCCTGGCCGACGCGGTGCGGGCCGTGCGTGCGGGCCGGGCTCCTGACACTGCGTTCGATGAGCCCCTGCCGACGCCTTGCCTCGCGGGGTGCTGTCCCAATCCGCGGGATCCGCGACCGGCGCTGTGCGAGCGGGTCTCATGA
- a CDS encoding glycosyltransferase family 39 protein, translated as MRRPGLSYVLVAVLAFTATRVVSLAGTFLAVPDGQSFLQLLTLTWDPRWYQAIAAHGYDDAADLSPQLRVLCPDHTQVGCARTPDRHSNLAFFPLFPAAIRMLSSAGIEPLFGALVLATTASLVASALIALIARDVFDERAGVIAVALWGAMPVNVALSSGRPESLFVALAAGSLWLLARHPVWAAVLAALAGLTRFQAIAVIVPVMVAAWVRPNRLTTRLAVTAIAPLGLLAFLGLVAHRTGRLDGWLAVQQEWQSVSDWGASKVRFLHEHLLHGPPIFQVAAWTIVAACLLFVASLVLRLPWPLNMYSGLLLAGVIAQASYHPHSMRFLLMAFPLVFPLAAWGRRLPTWLAAVVLLGLCVASTAFQSGLWPNQIDF; from the coding sequence GTGCGCCGGCCTGGTTTGTCCTACGTGCTTGTCGCAGTACTGGCGTTCACCGCGACGCGAGTGGTGTCGCTGGCGGGCACCTTCCTCGCGGTCCCGGACGGCCAGTCATTCCTGCAGTTGCTCACGCTGACCTGGGATCCCCGGTGGTACCAGGCCATCGCCGCCCACGGCTACGATGACGCCGCTGACCTGTCGCCGCAGTTGCGCGTCCTCTGCCCCGATCACACCCAGGTTGGTTGTGCGCGCACACCTGATCGCCACTCGAACTTGGCGTTCTTCCCGCTGTTCCCGGCCGCCATCAGGATGTTGTCCAGTGCCGGCATCGAGCCCTTGTTCGGGGCCCTGGTGCTGGCGACTACGGCGTCACTTGTGGCATCGGCACTCATCGCACTCATCGCCAGGGACGTCTTCGACGAGCGGGCAGGGGTCATCGCCGTCGCGCTCTGGGGCGCCATGCCGGTCAACGTTGCTCTGTCCAGCGGGCGCCCGGAGTCCTTGTTCGTCGCCCTCGCGGCGGGCAGCCTGTGGCTGCTGGCCCGACACCCCGTGTGGGCCGCGGTACTGGCAGCACTGGCCGGCCTCACGCGCTTCCAAGCGATCGCCGTCATCGTTCCGGTGATGGTCGCCGCCTGGGTGCGGCCGAACCGGCTGACGACCCGATTGGCGGTCACCGCGATCGCCCCGCTCGGTCTCCTGGCATTCCTCGGCCTGGTCGCCCACCGCACCGGTCGGCTCGACGGCTGGCTGGCAGTGCAGCAGGAATGGCAGTCCGTGAGCGATTGGGGGGCTTCCAAAGTCCGCTTCCTCCACGAGCACCTCCTGCATGGCCCTCCGATCTTCCAGGTGGCGGCGTGGACGATCGTGGCTGCCTGCCTACTGTTCGTGGCGTCTCTGGTGCTGCGCTTGCCCTGGCCGCTCAACATGTACTCGGGGCTACTCCTCGCCGGTGTGATCGCCCAGGCGTCCTACCACCCGCACAGCATGCGCTTCCTGCTCATGGCATTCCCTCTCGTGTTCCCGCTGGCCGCATGGGGTCGCCGATTGCCCACCTGGCTGGCCGCTGTCGTCCTCCTCGGCCTGTGCGTCGCCTCTACCGCCTTCCAATCGGGGCTGTGGCCCAACCAGATCGACTTCTGA
- a CDS encoding VIT1/CCC1 transporter family protein, with amino-acid sequence MSKTDRYVQYLAAERASGRLYRALAAMTSGGRREALLELAAMEDRHAAHWMALLHTAGVAIPEDPGELEPDDAAVLQRARAMGLDAVLGDLERAEREAQGMYDAEPDALPGMSDDEQQHAGVLAGLAHSGEPATPDDVRAQLNRAEPWHRTDKSGALRAAIFGISDGLVSNTALVMGFAGSGVDRGTVLFAGVAGLLAGAFSMAAGEYVSVASQTDLFRRELALEEQELRDKPQEEQRELELLYRAKGLDPQAARSTAEKIMADPKTALDTLAREELGLDPDDLGDPKRVAASSFAAFAVGAAVPVVPYVFASGVIALTIAVVFAVIALVVVGGTVGRLSGLGVVRSAMRQLAVGGGAAAVTYVVGSLVGVGLG; translated from the coding sequence ATGAGCAAGACTGATCGCTACGTGCAGTACCTGGCCGCCGAGCGGGCTTCTGGACGCCTGTACCGGGCCCTGGCCGCGATGACCTCGGGGGGCCGCAGGGAGGCGTTGCTGGAACTGGCGGCCATGGAGGACCGGCATGCTGCGCACTGGATGGCACTGCTGCACACCGCCGGTGTCGCCATCCCCGAGGATCCCGGCGAACTGGAGCCCGATGACGCCGCGGTGCTGCAGCGGGCACGGGCCATGGGCCTGGATGCGGTGCTCGGCGACCTGGAACGGGCCGAGCGCGAGGCACAGGGGATGTACGACGCCGAGCCGGACGCGCTGCCTGGGATGTCCGACGACGAGCAGCAGCACGCCGGTGTGCTGGCCGGGCTGGCGCACAGCGGCGAACCAGCCACCCCCGACGACGTTCGCGCACAGCTCAACCGAGCCGAACCGTGGCACCGTACGGACAAGTCCGGCGCCCTGCGGGCCGCGATCTTCGGGATCAGTGACGGCCTGGTGTCCAACACCGCGCTGGTCATGGGGTTCGCCGGAAGTGGCGTGGATCGGGGGACCGTGCTGTTCGCAGGCGTCGCCGGATTGCTGGCGGGGGCCTTCTCGATGGCCGCCGGGGAGTATGTGAGCGTGGCCAGCCAGACCGACTTGTTCCGGCGGGAACTGGCCCTCGAGGAGCAAGAACTGCGGGACAAGCCGCAGGAGGAGCAGCGGGAGTTGGAACTGCTCTACCGGGCGAAGGGTCTGGATCCACAGGCCGCCCGGAGCACGGCCGAGAAGATCATGGCCGATCCGAAGACCGCCCTGGACACACTGGCCCGCGAGGAGCTCGGTCTGGACCCCGATGATCTCGGAGACCCCAAGCGGGTCGCGGCTTCCAGCTTCGCCGCGTTCGCGGTAGGCGCTGCGGTCCCCGTGGTCCCGTACGTGTTCGCCTCCGGTGTGATCGCGCTGACCATCGCGGTGGTGTTCGCGGTGATCGCGCTGGTGGTGGTCGGCGGCACGGTCGGTCGGCTGTCAGGCCTGGGCGTGGTGCGCTCGGCGATGCGGCAGTTGGCCGTGGGTGGCGGGGCGGCCGCAGTGACGTACGTGGTGGGCAGCCTGGTGGGCGTCGGCCTGGGCTAG
- a CDS encoding trypsin-like peptidase domain-containing protein, which yields MRLRTVAATLFAAVVCLVPGPALAAGTEDTPPATPLEEVQARVQPAVVYEEVTWTGFVYDETNKQYFTEDPFTATFQCTGFVVNPDGYIATAGHCVDYDASIREAILTQVVEWAYNNDYYQATPSMDTIATFAKNWRIDGAKTEGTPDLTVNVAYGVSVSGEPSGKALPARVLAKRSFDQGDVALLKIEARDLTVVPLSDNADTGVGTQIVSVGYPASVDLVTDANFNPSFKEGAISAEKTVSGGLLPVYEISAAVSGGMSGGPTVGLDGDVIGVNSFKIEGETQPFNFVQPSQNLRELMRGEGVDNTLGEVTDLYRAGLAAYFDGNREEAIADFERVLDLVPSHQFAQEYLRKAQDLPESSGLFSSPLLWIGLLVLALVAVAVVIAIVVSRRRKPAAVTAGIPGATPAPAPAAADLTPPPPPASATPPSAPAVATPPPPPEPGPTQPTEVLPPAEPAEPESQGAADTGEESGDRFCPNCGRPHEADDRFCPKCGHAL from the coding sequence ATGCGCCTACGAACAGTTGCCGCGACACTGTTCGCGGCGGTCGTCTGCCTGGTGCCCGGCCCGGCCCTGGCCGCGGGGACCGAGGACACGCCACCCGCCACGCCCCTGGAGGAGGTACAGGCCCGCGTCCAGCCGGCGGTGGTCTACGAGGAGGTGACCTGGACCGGCTTCGTCTACGACGAGACGAACAAGCAGTATTTCACCGAGGACCCCTTCACCGCGACGTTCCAGTGCACCGGATTCGTGGTGAATCCCGATGGCTACATCGCGACCGCCGGGCATTGCGTCGACTACGACGCGAGCATCCGCGAGGCGATTCTGACACAGGTCGTGGAGTGGGCTTACAACAACGACTATTACCAGGCCACCCCGTCGATGGACACCATCGCGACTTTCGCGAAGAACTGGCGCATCGACGGCGCCAAGACCGAGGGCACGCCCGACCTGACGGTCAACGTCGCCTACGGAGTCAGTGTCTCCGGCGAGCCCTCCGGCAAGGCGCTGCCCGCGCGCGTACTCGCCAAGCGGTCGTTCGACCAGGGCGATGTGGCCTTGTTGAAGATCGAGGCCCGCGATCTCACCGTGGTGCCACTGTCGGACAACGCAGACACCGGTGTCGGCACGCAAATCGTGTCCGTCGGCTACCCCGCTTCCGTCGACCTGGTCACCGATGCCAACTTCAACCCGAGTTTCAAGGAGGGCGCGATCAGCGCCGAGAAGACCGTCTCAGGTGGTCTGCTCCCGGTCTACGAGATCAGTGCAGCGGTCTCCGGCGGGATGAGTGGTGGACCCACCGTGGGTCTGGACGGCGACGTCATCGGTGTGAACAGTTTCAAGATCGAGGGTGAGACCCAGCCCTTCAACTTCGTGCAGCCTTCGCAGAACCTGCGGGAACTGATGCGCGGCGAAGGGGTGGACAACACCCTCGGAGAAGTCACCGACCTCTACCGCGCCGGACTCGCCGCATATTTCGACGGGAACCGGGAGGAGGCCATCGCGGACTTCGAGCGGGTGCTCGACCTCGTGCCGAGCCACCAGTTCGCCCAGGAGTACCTGCGCAAGGCGCAGGACCTGCCGGAGAGTTCGGGGTTGTTCTCGTCACCGCTGCTGTGGATCGGTCTGTTGGTGCTCGCGCTCGTCGCGGTGGCAGTGGTGATCGCGATCGTCGTCAGTCGTCGCCGCAAGCCGGCAGCCGTGACCGCGGGCATCCCCGGAGCGACCCCAGCACCGGCTCCGGCGGCTGCCGATCTCACCCCGCCCCCACCGCCGGCATCGGCCACCCCGCCATCAGCGCCGGCAGTGGCCACTCCCCCGCCGCCACCCGAGCCGGGGCCCACGCAGCCGACGGAGGTGCTGCCGCCCGCTGAACCGGCTGAGCCCGAGAGCCAAGGCGCTGCCGACACCGGCGAGGAGTCCGGGGACCGGTTCTGCCCCAACTGCGGCAGACCGCACGAGGCCGATGACCGGTTCTGCCCCAAGTGCGGGCACGCCTTGTAG
- a CDS encoding GNAT family N-acetyltransferase yields MTSHPVSEEYPEHWEADVILRDGRICHLRPILPEDGEALAAFHESLSAETVYYRFFAAYPRLTDKDVRRFTTVDFVDRVAILALIAGRIIGVGRYDRIDRAEAEIAFVISDEHQGRGLGSILLEHLAVAARERGITRFVAEVLPTNRRMLATFEEAGYTPSQAMDEGVVKLHFDIKPTQSSRDVMQAREHRAEARSIAALLAPRGVALVGASRREGTVGNVLLQNLRDAEFTGPLVGIHQEVDEIAGVACYPSVSEAPGPIDLAVIAVPAEQVLDAISDCGRAGVMGAVVVSAGFAESGSQGRALQRRLVQHARANGLRIIGPNALGIMNTDPHVQLNASLVPSPVLRGRIGFFAQSGALGVSLLMTARDRGLGVSTFVSAGNRADVSANDLLQYWEDDESTNLVLLYLESIGNPRKFARVARRLGARKPIVAVRSGRSTQSLPLGHTVRRTALPAAAIDAMFEQAGVMQVDSLSELFDVASLLTFQPLPRGRRVAIVGNSDALGVLTADACETNGLDVAGDPVLLHHDTAVGQLREAVEGAIGDPDTDAVIVLHVPVMRGDNPSVGDALRDLAEESTKPMLAVLMAEDHDRRVIPVEGPHGLPGRGSVPVFHEVEPAVKALATLVSYARWLDTPRGSVPVLPDVSPRQARTIMQEVRDRAVALHGEQSLVPMDNDDLQRILQCYGIHLWDSYVVTSEAQAVAVATEIGYPVVIKTAHPGLVHRPDLGGVRINLENEASVRTAYLSLIATLPPEAQKRLILQQQAPAGVACVVEKREDALFGPVVSFGIAGEVTRLLQDRGFRIPPLTDRDVDDLIKAPKAAAAVRLPELAPVDIELLAGVIHRVGQLADDLPEITRLELNPIIVSGRSLSVVGAGAWCGPVMIRADLEARRLPG; encoded by the coding sequence ATGACCTCGCACCCGGTGTCGGAGGAGTACCCCGAACACTGGGAGGCCGACGTGATCCTGCGCGACGGGCGGATCTGCCACCTGCGCCCGATCCTCCCCGAGGACGGCGAGGCGCTGGCCGCGTTCCACGAGAGCCTGTCCGCGGAAACGGTCTACTACCGATTCTTCGCCGCGTACCCCCGGCTCACCGACAAGGATGTGCGCCGCTTCACCACCGTTGACTTCGTGGACCGGGTGGCGATCCTCGCGCTGATCGCGGGCCGGATCATCGGGGTGGGCCGTTACGACCGCATCGACCGCGCCGAAGCCGAGATCGCCTTCGTCATCAGTGATGAGCATCAGGGCCGCGGGCTCGGCTCCATCCTCTTGGAACACCTCGCGGTGGCCGCGCGCGAGCGTGGGATCACGCGATTCGTGGCTGAGGTCCTGCCCACCAACCGGCGCATGCTGGCCACGTTCGAGGAAGCGGGGTACACCCCGTCGCAGGCCATGGACGAGGGCGTGGTCAAACTCCACTTCGACATCAAGCCCACCCAGTCGTCGCGCGACGTGATGCAGGCCCGCGAGCACCGGGCCGAGGCCCGCTCCATCGCGGCACTGCTCGCACCTCGCGGTGTGGCCCTGGTGGGCGCCAGTCGCAGGGAGGGAACGGTCGGCAATGTCCTGCTGCAGAACCTGCGTGACGCGGAGTTCACCGGTCCGCTGGTGGGGATCCACCAGGAGGTCGATGAGATCGCCGGCGTGGCCTGCTACCCGAGCGTGAGCGAGGCGCCGGGACCCATCGATCTGGCCGTCATCGCGGTGCCGGCCGAGCAGGTGCTGGATGCGATCAGCGACTGCGGGCGCGCCGGGGTCATGGGCGCGGTCGTGGTCAGCGCAGGTTTCGCCGAGTCGGGTTCCCAAGGCAGGGCCCTGCAGCGGCGCCTCGTGCAGCACGCGCGGGCCAACGGGCTGCGGATCATCGGGCCCAACGCGCTGGGGATCATGAACACCGATCCGCATGTGCAACTCAACGCGTCCCTCGTCCCGTCGCCCGTCCTGCGGGGCCGCATCGGGTTCTTCGCGCAGTCCGGCGCGTTGGGGGTTTCCCTGCTGATGACCGCGCGGGACCGGGGCTTGGGCGTCTCCACTTTCGTCTCGGCGGGCAACCGGGCCGACGTGTCCGCCAACGACCTCCTGCAGTACTGGGAGGACGACGAGTCCACGAACCTCGTTCTGCTGTACCTGGAGAGCATCGGTAACCCCCGAAAGTTCGCCAGAGTGGCTCGTCGGCTCGGCGCCCGCAAGCCGATCGTCGCGGTGCGTTCTGGCCGGAGCACGCAGTCCTTGCCACTGGGCCACACCGTGCGGCGCACGGCCTTGCCGGCGGCGGCCATCGACGCCATGTTCGAGCAGGCCGGCGTGATGCAGGTGGACTCACTGTCGGAGTTGTTCGACGTGGCCAGCCTGCTGACGTTCCAGCCATTGCCGCGCGGTCGCCGGGTGGCCATCGTCGGCAACAGCGACGCACTGGGAGTGCTCACGGCCGACGCCTGCGAGACCAACGGACTCGACGTCGCCGGCGATCCCGTGCTGCTGCACCATGACACCGCCGTCGGGCAACTGCGCGAGGCCGTGGAGGGGGCGATCGGGGACCCGGACACCGACGCCGTGATCGTCCTGCACGTGCCGGTGATGCGCGGCGACAACCCGAGTGTCGGAGATGCTCTGCGCGATCTGGCCGAGGAGTCCACGAAGCCGATGCTGGCCGTGCTGATGGCTGAGGACCACGACCGCCGGGTGATCCCGGTGGAAGGGCCGCACGGACTGCCCGGCCGCGGCTCGGTCCCCGTCTTCCACGAGGTGGAACCCGCAGTCAAGGCGCTGGCGACACTGGTCTCCTACGCCAGGTGGCTGGACACCCCCCGCGGCAGTGTTCCGGTCCTGCCGGACGTCTCACCGCGCCAGGCCCGCACCATCATGCAGGAGGTCCGGGACCGGGCTGTGGCCCTGCACGGCGAGCAGTCGTTGGTGCCCATGGACAACGACGACCTCCAGCGGATCCTGCAGTGCTACGGGATCCACCTGTGGGACTCCTATGTGGTGACCAGTGAGGCGCAAGCGGTCGCGGTGGCCACCGAGATCGGGTATCCGGTGGTGATCAAGACGGCTCACCCGGGACTTGTGCACCGCCCCGATCTCGGGGGAGTGCGCATCAACCTGGAGAACGAGGCGTCGGTCCGCACCGCCTACCTGTCGCTGATCGCCACCCTGCCCCCGGAGGCTCAGAAGCGGCTCATCCTGCAGCAGCAGGCCCCCGCCGGCGTGGCCTGCGTGGTCGAGAAGCGTGAGGATGCGCTGTTCGGGCCGGTGGTGTCCTTCGGGATCGCCGGGGAGGTGACCCGCCTGCTGCAGGACCGAGGCTTCCGAATCCCACCGCTGACGGACCGCGACGTCGACGACCTCATCAAGGCCCCGAAGGCCGCCGCTGCTGTTCGGCTACCGGAACTCGCCCCCGTGGACATCGAACTGCTCGCCGGTGTGATCCACCGGGTGGGGCAACTGGCCGACGACCTACCGGAGATCACTCGCTTGGAACTCAACCCCATCATCGTGTCGGGCCGCAGCCTGTCGGTAGTCGGCGCCGGGGCGTGGTGCGGGCCGGTCATGATCCGCGCCGACCTTGAGGCGCGCCGCTTGCCGGGATGA
- a CDS encoding MFS transporter: protein MFATYADVLRTPGAPSFTSAGLVGRLPISMISLGIVLLETSRGVSYAVAGTIAASFAVAAAVGGPVVSGFVDRHGQHRILPWAVAAYTVFMVGLMAALDAGLPLWGVLPLAVGAGMMMPNFGSLVRARWAYVLPGSTGIHAAYAWESILDEVVFVVGPPLATVLALQVHPAAALVVCVILVLLGTGWLVPQRRTEPKPHGASRRIGRMAVLQPGMPLLFLAFVFVGGIFGSFEVVTVAFAQEKQATSATGVLLAIYAFGSLLAGFTYGALPPPAFHGRRMTAMLTVMAVVTLGFPLAPTVVALAPVAFLAGLSVSPVLISGTALVERIVPSTQLTEGITWTSTGMALGLALATPVSGVIIDAHGAHVAYLVTAGCAVAACAVSWIGGRSVHRAEEHALEVIAAKAAVRPA, encoded by the coding sequence GTGTTCGCCACCTACGCCGACGTCCTGCGCACCCCCGGTGCGCCGTCCTTCACCTCGGCGGGTCTGGTCGGACGCCTGCCCATCTCGATGATCAGCCTCGGCATCGTCCTGCTCGAGACGTCGCGCGGGGTTTCCTACGCGGTGGCTGGGACGATCGCAGCCAGTTTCGCCGTCGCTGCCGCGGTCGGTGGACCGGTGGTCAGCGGTTTCGTGGACCGCCATGGCCAGCACCGGATCCTGCCCTGGGCGGTAGCCGCCTACACCGTGTTCATGGTCGGGCTCATGGCCGCCCTGGACGCCGGCCTGCCTCTGTGGGGGGTTCTGCCGCTGGCCGTCGGGGCAGGCATGATGATGCCCAATTTCGGTTCCCTGGTGCGCGCCCGCTGGGCGTACGTCCTGCCCGGCTCCACAGGCATCCACGCGGCGTACGCCTGGGAGAGCATCCTCGACGAAGTCGTGTTCGTGGTGGGTCCGCCGCTGGCCACCGTGCTCGCACTGCAGGTACACCCGGCCGCCGCCCTGGTCGTGTGCGTGATCCTCGTCCTGCTCGGGACGGGCTGGCTGGTGCCACAGCGCCGCACCGAGCCCAAACCCCACGGCGCCTCGCGGCGTATCGGGCGAATGGCAGTCCTGCAACCCGGCATGCCGCTGCTTTTCCTCGCGTTCGTCTTCGTCGGCGGCATCTTCGGTTCCTTCGAGGTGGTGACGGTGGCCTTCGCGCAGGAGAAGCAGGCGACGTCGGCCACCGGGGTGCTGCTGGCCATCTACGCATTCGGCTCGCTGCTGGCGGGTTTTACCTACGGCGCCCTGCCACCGCCGGCGTTCCACGGCCGGCGGATGACCGCCATGCTCACGGTGATGGCCGTGGTCACGCTGGGATTCCCCCTGGCCCCCACCGTCGTGGCACTGGCCCCCGTGGCGTTCCTGGCTGGACTGTCCGTGTCTCCGGTCCTCATCTCTGGAACGGCCCTCGTGGAGCGGATCGTGCCCAGCACCCAACTCACCGAGGGCATCACATGGACGAGTACCGGGATGGCCCTCGGCTTGGCCCTCGCCACGCCGGTGTCCGGCGTCATCATCGACGCCCACGGGGCCCACGTCGCCTATCTCGTGACGGCCGGGTGCGCCGTGGCCGCCTGCGCAGTCAGCTGGATCGGCGGGCGCAGCGTGCACCGCGCCGAGGAGCACGCCCTGGAGGTCATCGCGGCGAAGGCCGCGGTCCGTCCGGCGTGA